The stretch of DNA GGCAGATATGTGCAGGTACCCAGTGCAAGCAGTTGTCAATGCTTTAACTGAGGACTTGAAACTTAAAGGAGGTCTTGCAGCAGCACTTCTTAAAGCCGGTGGCCCTCAGTTGCAGGATGAATGTGACAAACTCATTAACTTAGAGGGACAGCTCAAACCTGGTGACTGTGTCATAACTGGTGCAGGGGGGCAGCTTCGCTGCAACAAAATCATCCATGCAGTAGTGCCCAAGTTTGATTCCAAAAATGTCCAGAAGTCTCGGGCGGTGTTGAAAAAAGCTGTTAAAGAAAGCTTAGAACTTGCTGAAAAGCATGGCTGCCTCACTGTGGCTCTACCCACTATTGGCAGAAGCCAGGGCTTTATGCCCAATGTGTGTGCAGAAACCATCATAAAGGCAGTGAAGGAACACCTTGATAAAAAGTTTGACATCACCCTGAAGACGATCCATTTTGTTGACAGCGATGACAGTGCTGTTAAGGCTATGGAGGCAGCTATCAGACATGAGTTTGGGAGTCACAGTGTCAGTCAGCCTCAACAAACTTTTCCGAGCAAACCTACCAAGTCTCCAACTATGAACTGCTTGGGTCAAGCACAGACCAAAGAGGGCTTGGACATCACTCTGATGAAAGGAAATATTCAGCATGCCATggtaatttgatttttttttttttgtattctataTGAACTATAAACAGTTAGTTTTGATTAGAACTAACGTTCTTACACAGGGACAACAGACTATTACCATGGTATATCTGAGTGTGGCGCCATAgggattgattgattattttctGACTGATTTCCCAGTAATGATACTTGACTGttccattatttaaaaaaaaaaaaaaaaaaaaggattctgTATAATGAAGAACTAataacattttgtttacatgttctTAGACGGAGGTGACAGTAAATACTGTGTTTGAAGATCTTGACCTGAGAAGAGGAGCAGTTTCAAATGCCATCTTTGGTGTGGCTGGAGCCAAACTTCAGCAGCTGGTTAATGCAAATAATGCTAGTGGAAGTGTTGGTGAGGTCATTGTCACTGAGGGCTGCAACCTGAAGAGCAAACAAGTCTTTCATGCAGTCACACCTCATTGGGACAACGGACAAGGCACAGCTGAAAAGGTAATTTTACGTCATGTGTATTATACTGTATGACTTGATCTGAATTTGATGAAAGGTccacatctctctataaaagcaaggaatctgtctgtgtgtatctgtgcctcaaatatctctgcggatcaggatcagactgacctgagactttcaacacggctgctgcgtggttccagggtgtgcaacgtcgcatttgtttggactgcaatgatgccgttaataaatgatttcataaatgctttacaaattccgtgagcattgtccaccagagccaccacagtcacgtgcgcaccagagccaatcactgcacaccgtagccacgtgtgcaccagagccaatcactgcagagctcaagcccacgacatgcCTTAataaacaagcggatttatacctatagcggcgcgagctggaccgggattttgccgcgattcggtcccattctgttctgtgcatctaaactgactgttgtagATTATTGAGACTAAATGAGTCCGGGCCGAGTCTGTTCGGgcctgaggagatccggagacgccaggaaagttgtgggagggacggaggcggatgaatggtcggtgtagagacagcgatattgagggttgagagatttgtgacatttagcgtgttaggagtgtatagttagtgtgttatgtgtttagtgtagtgtgtttagtgcgtagtggagtcgtttttttgtttaatgagtcaacaatgaggagactgctgaatgtggagcaggcagtgcagctcttcattcagctggaaggagctcaggcagacctgagcattgcctgcatttaaatgtaaatagttacatataactttgtacatttttaaaatgtatgcacatatttagcaaacaacaatttatatttgcattataagtaataaaaaatggtttgttaaaaatatttgtggttttcacagtaaaaaaatctaactttttctacttgggttttatgtttggtttttttgtgattttaggtccattgtgttaatacagtatgtcaaaataaaaaaataactatagtcacacatgtgaggttgtgctgaaaataatgacaccaagtaaatagtttttaaggtgaaatataatggcaaaatcaaaaatggtcaaaaacggccaattataccctggaatgtcggatttcacaacaaacctaaatatccctgacgtcccaccttcaaacacagcctcatttggccatccatgaaaaagcgaCTTAatctcccacttttctataggaaaacatatttcctacgggcactgcacttgTACATAATAATGAACATTAATAATAAGGACACTACTTTATGCGTTCCAGATCTTGAAGGGCATTTTCAAGGATTGCTTGGACAGGGCAGAGGACACGGGTCTGACCTCCATATCCTTCCCTGCTATCGGCAGCGGAAACCTTGGTTTCCCAAAAGACCTTGCAGCCTCAGTGATGTTGGATGAAATCATAGCATTTAGCAGTAAGACTCAACCTAAGCTTCTGAAGGAGATCATGATCATACTTTACCCTGGAGACACGAAGACTATCCaggtaatgaaataaaaacaagcttTGTAGTACTTGAAAGACCAACATGCTAAAATAAAGCAATGTATTAGGTCTGTGTATCTTCTTTTGCTGTGATATTTGCAACTGTTTTTGTATCAGATGTTTCTGATTCTGTCTCCAGGTTTTTAGTGATGAATTTCAAAAGAAGTTCCCCAATGCCTCAGGTGTTTCAGTGCCCATAAGTTCCCCACAGAGTACAGGTATGAAATACTGTtgcaacattttaatgtgtataaTCGCTGTTCTGTAATGATATCCAGAAAGGCAGGCAAATCATTCAAAAATCTTGAGACTGAAACATACTTTAGTTATTTTAAGATgttcttttttatgtattttttcatgaaaGCTTTTCTTAATGATCCTTTTTGTTGCCTGCTCTTAattctgtatttgtgtctgCTGCCTCAAGGTGTGTTCTCTAAAGTTGTCTCAAGCTCAGGAATGTCTGAGACCAAAATGGGAAGTGTGGTTATACAGGCGGTCACAGGAGACATAACcaaggagaccactgatgtcaTCGTCAACTCCTCCAATGAAAGCTTCTCTCTTAAGTCAGGTAAATTACAGATGCGCACACTTGACACTTCATTGCTCTGTGCACCTCTGGTTAGATGCTAAACTGCATTTTGTCGTCTCAGTACTGTGCTatggcaataaaaacaaacGTGATCTCAAAGTTGAATCTAAtctaaagaaaaatatatccaAAACTGAAATCTTTAAATGAAGCCAATATATAATTATACTACTTGATCTTCATATGTATTCTCTAGGAGTATCAAAAGCCATTCTGGAGGCAGCTGGTTCTACTGTTGAAGAAGAATGTGAAGAACTTGGTAAGGAAACATTTACACCTACAGTTGACACCCGTATAACAATGTTCTTGCTTGGTGAGCATGAACATAAATAAAGAGTCAATTATTAAAACCAATTCTTAATCGATACACAAGATCGTTCAGAGAGAGTGTgacctaaaaacaaacacacatacatccaTGGATGTCAAAGGTCAGAGACATTCAGATCTACTGTGTACACCTTCAGGTGCCCAGCCCAACCCAGGCATGATAATGACCCAGCCTGGCAACCTCAAGTGTAAGCAGATCCTCCACCTAGCTGGACAGTCAGATCCAGTATATATCAACTCGGTTGTGAAAGATGCACTCCAAATGTGTGTGACACACTCGCACACTTCTGTCTCACTTCCTGCCATTGGCACAGGTAAGATTCATCTGCAGAACTTCGTGCTTATTATTGCAAAATGTTGACATTGACCTCAGCTGATGAGTTTGTAAACATTGATTAAACTGATGAATCCCTGTGATGAAAATATACAGTTTGAATTGGCTTAGCAATCAGTTAAGATTTAATTAGGTTTTTACTGAGAAAGATTTTCTTCAGATTGCCTCCTTTACACAGGATATGTTTTACGGACCTTTAGGGGAATGTTGACGCATTAATCTTATTGATTAAGAAacactgatctgtgtgtgtgtgtaatcggTCTACTTTAATTCAGATGTTACCTTTGTAACCTGCTGTATAGTCTGTTGAGTGTGTAATGTGTTCTGTGCCATTTTAGGTCAAGGTAATGTTCAAGCAGGGCAGGTGGCAGATGCCATACTGGATGCAGTCATTGAAGTGTTGAGCCAAAACCCCTCCAGTACTCTGAATACAATCCGGATCGTTATTTTCCAGCCAAACATGCTGAAAGAGTTCAACAACAGTATGCAGCAAAGAGAAGCCACTGATCCTAAAGATAAAGCACCATCCATTTGGACAAAAGTCATATGTAAGTTCAGTGAAGAGAATCATTTTGAGGTTCATTTTCCTAAATCGCTATAGATTTTACATTCTAATGCAGTTCTTGGTATTTATTctttcagcattttttaatgGAAGTTCTGTCCAGCCAAAGAAAGTTAAGGATTCCATCGTCATTGAGACTGTAAAAGCAGACCCTGCCTGCATCCACATCTGCGGTGAGTCACAGGCTAAAGTTGACTTGGCCAAGCAGTGGATCAACAAGCTGATATCCAAGGAGCAGGACAGCAAGCCCATATCAAACAAAGCAATCCACAGCCTCTCTGTTGCAAACATTAAGCGCATGGTTGACATCCAGAAGACGATGAATGTGAGCATAACGACTGTGAACAAGAAGGACAAACCCTCAATCGTCATTGAGGGGCTCACAGAAGATGTGTTAAAAGCCAGCATTGAAATCGATGAGATGTTAAgtgaagcaagagaaaaggaggACCTGAGGAAGAACGTGGCAGAATGGCAATACCAGGAGGGGTCTTCCTTTCTGAGTTTTGATCTACAGACCAACTACGATCTTGAGCAAGCGTTTGAGAAGAAAATACCATCTGTAAAAGTTACCATACAGGGTCAAATCTACACAGTTCACACGTCAAGTGGACTTGCTTCTGATAACCAGGGACGTACCCTTGAGATAAAGCGCATTGACAAAACAAAAGGTATCTTACCTGTGTCCTCTGATAACTGGACACAtcttatttgttgtttgttgtaacATAGCTTCTCCTGTGTAACATTCACAACAGTGCAGGAGAAACTGATAGTTTCCTCATTATTTATCTAGAATGATGTGCATTCAAACCTAGCTAAGTCGGTTCAATtgacatcttaaaaaaaacgttttttatgGTACTAGATGACGACATTCCTCTGACTTGGGATGCCATGCCAGCCAACACCACGAGTCAGGCCTTCCCCATCACAGCTGGGACACCAGAGTACACTGAAGTCGAGAAACTGTTCAGTGCCACATGTACTCAAGCCATTCTTAAGGTCGATTAACACGCACTGTATTTAAGAAATACTGGTGTATCTGTCACATTTCCATCCTCTTGTCTCATCATCAGGTGATAAACTAATCACACAACAATGAACTTTTCCCTCATTTTAGATTGAGAGGATCCAAAATCCCACTTTGTGGAAGGCCCTACAAATCCAAAAAGTGGACATGGAGCAGAGAAATGGTCATCAGAACAACGAGAAACGTCTCTTCCATGGTACCAATCACGACACTGTGGCCCACATCAACGACTCTGGCTTCAACAGGGGTTTTGCAGGAAAGAATGGTGAGAAGTTTATGTAGAAAATAAGGGACACTGTTTAACCAGACAGTTCCCACTCAGTATGTTGTTTGCAGTCACGTGATTTCAATGATGGATGTAATAGAGTGCTGCAGGCAACAACACTACAGTATGAAAAAGCAAATAATACAATGAAATTACAGCAAGTATCTCACAGATACAGACTACCTCAATAACTTTCTGATGGTATTCCATTTCAGCTGCTTGTTATGGCAATGGCACATACTTTGCAGTCAACGCCAGCTACTCTGCCCGGGACACCTACTCAAAGCCACAGAATGGGGAGAAGCTCATGTACCTCTGCAGAGTGCTGACAGGGGATTTCACCCttggaaaacaaaatatgaTCACTGCACCAGCCAAGGACTCTGCCGGGATTCAGAAGTACAACAGTGTTGTGGACAATGTGGCCAAGCCTAATATGTTTGTCATCTTTCATGACTCCCTGGCTTATCCTGAATATTTGATTACATTCAAGCAATAACAGATCTCTTACATTTGACAGTGCCTTACATGATAAAGCAATCATTGCTAATTATCTGTTTAATGTATTGGTCAGCATTTGCTTAAGATATTTTGCTTAATCCCACAATGAGACCTATAATGTAGTAACACGTATGCAACcagtggtgatgatgataacaAGGGTCAATCATGAAAGTATGAGTAGGCCAGTACCATATAGTGTCTTAAAAACATCTGAACAAACTGTAAAGTAGTCAtggaaaaagaaatcaaagagaAGGTTGTGGAAACAAACCCTTTATGTTATGTACTGTGTAACTGAACTGCTCAATGTGGCTCCTGGGACGCTAATATAAAGTACCTGCTCTGTTTCAGGAAATCATGTGATAATGAAAGCTTATCTGTGCATGTCTAAAGATTACTTTTGGTTTTGTATGTAAAATTGAAAATTTCCACTTGCCAACAATGcataaataaaatttgatttaaGCACGCTAATATAGtctgttttgtatattttccaTTTAAAGTTACATTCTCTACATTTGAATCTCTTAGAGCAGCAAACACAGTAAAGTGAGTCATTTGTAGATATTTTTAGCAGTTTACTTAATAAATGCATTTTACCTTTCCATCAAATGTCTTGGAACACTAGGAGATATGGCCCTGATTCTGTGTTATTTTATCTCTGGTTATATAATAAATATGGCTTGAAACATTTGCGCTAATTTGCCTGCATGTGCATTTCCATTGTCAGAACATAAGAGAAGTAAGACAGTGTTACAGAGAGAACAGGAAATCACTGACATGTTTCCACACAGCTTTATGAGAGTGACTCTCTGGTTCCACCTGCAGGTCTCACTGCACACTTTATTACTGTTTTCTCTTATCAGCGTTGTAAAGGTTGTGATTCAGGGCTCTGCAGATAACAGAGgtgacacactgctgctgctctatTAGCTATGTGTGATTATGATTTTATTGTcacagtcacaaaaacattcaaataaactaaatccccccccccccccccaaaaaaaaaaaaaaaacctgacatccaaaagagaaaataaatgtatgtataccAAGGGCTGGGTGAatacttgattctgattggctgcaggtggTCAATTAAAGGGCAACtacaccagttttacacattaaagtgtgtttgacAAGTTctaaaaaattacaaaattacaaaGTCAAAGCCTGTAgttgtattgtgtttattttgtgttgtataatattaataaaaatgttaaaaaaacaaaaaaaaacaaagtcaaagcCAACAACAGTGTTGGAACCACAGACAGtgtaaaacaaatgatcaatgTTCACTCAACAGAATCAGAGATATTGCCTTTTGTTTTCCACGCATTTTTCTTCCgtcgcctacattacccacaatgcagcatAGCCAGGTAGGGGCATCAGTGGGGGCAGTTTTCAGATTACATATAGCTTCCTCTAGAGCCACAAAGGGCTTAATCATACTTTATTAAATTGGTTTACAATTTATTAATCATTCAATAAATAGGCATTAATACATTCGTTTACAAATTACTTTATAAATCTATTAATTAATGGACTCAATTGCaaagtaattaattatttgatattttaatggccaataaaaagagaaatgatTAATATAAATGTACAGCAGAAATATGAATCCATCAATTCATAATTTATATTAAAAGGGAAAACATCAAGTGATGAATTACTTAGTAATTAGTCTATTTATTAATAGATCCACATATTCATTTGGAGGGTTATTTATTAATATAATGACTATTTATTAATTAGTTAAACGCTTCATTACTATTACTATCACACTTGTGGTCCTCCATAATAAAACCTGAAGGGAGAGTAATTATTGTTCCACCTATTAGTCAAAATCTAAACGGagtgaaaactttgaataaaaataaaaaaaaataatataaaaaaatgtgttttctttgtcaagTCACCATGGAGGGTTTAAAGTCATTTAACGTATTTATAATAAGAAATGATTATCTGCTGTGTAGGAAATATATGGATGCTTTCGCATTCATTTTTAGGGTGgatttcttttctccttctgtcGTGCAGCTCTTTCCCCACCCATGGGCGCAGGTGAGCCTAACCTACCTGTCTTTTGGAAGTTTTCCGAACACGGAAGTTTTGGAGCTGCCACGGCTCATTTCACTGCTGCACCCGTGGTGTGTGTGGAGTAGATCGGCTCTCCTGGTTTGTGTTAGTCGTAGACCGCGGGGATCTTTTCGGGCGGTCGGTGTGATCGACCCACTTTCTTCTGGACGTCAGGAGCCAGGTTTCCAGCGGGAGTCCGACCCGATGGCATCCGACGGACAGATGAAGCCGAGCGGGGCGGCGGAGGGAGCGGGGCTCGGGGGAAGCCACGGCAGCACGGAGACGCTGAGCTCCTCCGCTGTCAACCGCCTCCTGATGGAGTTCCTGATTTACTTCGGCCGAGCCATGTTCGTCCTCTACCCCGTGTATCTGACGGGATACCTGGGACTCAGTGTCAGCTGGGTGCTGCTGTGCATGATGATGGTCACCTGGTGGAAGAAGAATCGCCAGTGGAAGGACGCCCGGATCGGAACCGCCATCGACTTTGTGGACAATGAAACACAAGTGGTCCACAAGGAACTGGAGAGTGCCCTACAGATGGCATCATGGGTATGTGTTGTGTTATACTGATTAATAATGAGCATCTGTACAGATTTCACTCCAGAAACCAGCCATCCAACAACATTCCAGACACTGAGGAAAGCTCCAGCGTCACATCTgtctttggtttgttttgtgagTAGCTGATACTCTACTGGGTCAATCAAGGCCTCTGAAAGTATCCAGATAAGTGGTCCAGATCACCCTGAAAAAAACCGGTGCTGTGGAACATGTCACTTTCTCTGTTGCCTTGACTACAACACACTGTATTTGCATGACATGCCAGACTGGGGCTGGAGCTCCCACACTCAGGGATGGGTCATGGAGCCAGCCAAACGGACTGTTGGTCTGCAGGCCCACATTTGGTTACACCACACCCTCTCATGGTGTGACTCATGGGAATGAAGAAGCGAGAGACGATCACAAGGGTTCTGCCAGTGTCAGAGGAATGTAATGTTAATATTTGCTTTTCAAATATATCCaaataaaatcaatcaaaatactGGTGCGAGAATACGAATGTTATTAGAATACAAGtcattttaattgtattttttaaacatacaaaaatacattttacacaaacggatattataacattttagccatttagtCGCTTCAGTATTGGTTGAATTTTGTTGCCAGTTGTTGAACATTGACACATAGAAGCTCCGTAACTTTATGTTCACTATATCTGTTAATTCAGCTCCTAATGAAGCCGACTTATAACAGCTTTCTAAAAGGAAGAATGttcaacacatttcacatattattaatgattaatcggTTGATTATTAAGGCAGCAGTTGACACCTCTGAAATGATGACGATGACATACTGCTGGTTTAAAACCTAAAGCAGAATTCAATTTCAGTTATGTAGATTTGTGATTTCCGCCTGTATCAATGGATCTGATTCACAGGTCTTGATTAATCTTAGTTTTTTGTGGTAGATCCTCCCTCGTCAGCATCGTCAGCAGAACTCAGATAGTACTGTAGTTTATTTGGGAACATTAAACAATGAGAACATGATTTAAAACCCTCTGTTACAGTTTTGAAGCTGCAACCAATCTTTGGTAAGCCCTTCCTAACAAATCTCATTGTGTTTCCTCcacatccctttttttttttcaacgaAGGAATGCTGTCAGACTTTTTTGAAATGGAAAGAAATTAGCTGATTTTCAAAGCTGGATCGTCCACagtttgtgatttttcttttcttaaaaaagGAGCAGTTCAtcccaaaatgaaaatcataAGACATTATCTACTAATGAcaatgccgatggaaagtcaggttgaagttttgtagtccacaaaacatttctggagcttcgcagcagaACAGGGCCGGAGCGTTCTCCTACACAAGTGTCTGTCTTTCAGAGCCGAAATCTTCAcggtagctgctgagctaaaagtgtCAGAGCACGTCGAGGTTTGTGATCTCTGGGCTCCAGGAGACTTTGATTATAAACAgcatggagccatttttatGTTACTTAAGTTTTTCAGGAGAGTGTTTCACTGTGAATCTCCAGAAATGTGTTCTGGACCACAAGAAAtcactttccatcagcatgaagg from Sparus aurata chromosome 9, fSpaAur1.1, whole genome shotgun sequence encodes:
- the LOC115588093 gene encoding protein mono-ADP-ribosyltransferase PARP14-like isoform X5, yielding MADAYSYALLVELGEHSAPKLKNKLVKYFKSKKSNGGDCQVEYENGSRTAVLRFCTEQDQKNVLAKAVHQIILEKGVLKMTVRLMTDETATQDTPSEKCNKKSDVAVKDKLTDEPTPAAEVKTEEKGGDDETDDETDDETDEEEDEELSSTRAVLGNIPQSLSQDFLEMLVENIAKDLDSPSASENYTLEFIPDISFAVVTFQSGKETTDFVTRCSQNRTFKNKGLSVQVLEVTKQVVAEDLGDSDEELLLLYFDSYAGEVDNVALNEEEQSAIITFKDHKAVKEILKKKHQIKKEDIRVYPFYKSLGTAIYGKDKPSPKLPATISETIDSAVWRYLNDNQSAAENIRSNLAKHFCNVNLDKSTVLLSPESSLLQQKDAKAIIKDWRDTAKSAFAQALSKFKSLKLEPESELWEESEAMIRKALVNKDVVVVSDKANGVVSVADLVDNVNKLQQALCESMKKIAKRAQRKKSSTTQKITVSQSIYKLLCQDGLQDKLQGIYPDLKMSFTKDSPYLMVTGLCDEIMQTQQIICDAVFELKRQNLEIDKYVLDLLKDEQPEALTEALLTSNGIKAAFEIKAQKVRLIAASDKDLNDAEDHLVKLLISQCIDVEDIIVLKKPEWKHLVSRLEEANNKSYKRIRIHTTGQQVVVCGHKNNVISVSRDLNSFLKQNAHVEETVAVKSDTIVRYIEKLKSSGSAQLNDKVAVSYRKKAICLSGPREVVTPSKTLVENLVSSLSFDSVSICKPGMKKYFQDNERMVVTSLLNETGCQVQLVDETGGGQDDLGKGQLPGPVYQLQTADGVEIAVCKADMCRYPVQAVVNALTEDLKLKGGLAAALLKAGGPQLQDECDKLINLEGQLKPGDCVITGAGGQLRCNKIIHAVVPKFDSKNVQKSRAVLKKAVKESLELAEKHGCLTVALPTIGRSQGFMPNVCAETIIKAVKEHLDKKFDITLKTIHFVDSDDSAVKAMEAAIRHEFGSHSVSQPQQTFPSKPTKSPTMNCLGQAQTKEGLDITLMKGNIQHAMTEVTVNTVFEDLDLRRGAVSNAIFGVAGAKLQQLVNANNASGSVGEVIVTEGCNLKSKQVFHAVTPHWDNGQGTAEKILKGIFKDCLDRAEDTGLTSISFPAIGSGNLGFPKDLAASVMLDEIIAFSSKTQPKLLKEIMIILYPGDTKTIQVFSDEFQKKFPNASGVSVPISSPQSTGVFSKVVSSSGMSETKMGSVVIQAVTGDITKETTDVIVNSSNESFSLKSGVSKAILEAAGSTVEEECEELGAQPNPGMIMTQPGNLKCKQILHLAGQSDPVYINSVVKDALQMCVTHSHTSVSLPAIGTGQGNVQAGQVADAILDAVIEVLSQNPSSTLNTIRIVIFQPNMLKEFNNSMQQREATDPKDKAPSIWTKVISFFNGSSVQPKKVKDSIVIETVKADPACIHICGESQAKVDLAKQWINKLISKEQDSKPISNKAIHSLSVANIKRMVDIQKTMNVSITTVNKKDKPSIVIEGLTEDVLKASIEIDEMLSEAREKEDLRKNVAEWQYQEGSSFLSFDLQTNYDLEQAFEKKIPSVKVTIQGQIYTVHTSSGLASDNQGRTLEIKRIDKTKDDDIPLTWDAMPANTTSQAFPITAGTPEYTEVEKLFSATCTQAILKIERIQNPTLWKALQIQKVDMEQRNGHQNNEKRLFHGTNHDTVAHINDSGFNRGFAGKNAACYGNGTYFAVNASYSARDTYSKPQNGEKLMYLCRVLTGDFTLGKQNMITAPAKDSAGIQKYNSVVDNVAKPNMFVIFHDSLAYPEYLITFKQ
- the LOC115588093 gene encoding protein mono-ADP-ribosyltransferase PARP14-like isoform X2 — its product is MADAYSYALLVELGEHSAPKLKNKLVKYFKSKKSNGGDCQVEYENGSRTAVLRFCTEQDQKNVLAKAVHQIILEKGVLKMTVRLMTDETATQDTPSEKCNKKSDVAVKDKLTDEPTPAAEVKTEEKGGDDETDDETDDETDDETDDETDDETDDETDEEEDEELSSTRAVLGNIPQSLSQDFLEMLVENIAKDLDSPSASENYTLEFIPDISFAVVTFQSGKETTDFVTRCSQNRTFKNKGLSVQVLEVTKQVVAEDLGDSDEELLLLYFDSYAGEVDNVALNEEEQSAIITFKDHKAVKEILKKKHQIKKEDIRVYPFYKSLGTAIYGKDKPSPKLPATISETIDSAVWRYLNDNQSAAENIRSNLAKHFCNVNLDKSTVLLSPESSLLQQKDAKAIIKDWRDTAKSAFAQALSKFKSLKLEPESELWEESEAMIRKALVNKDVVVVSDKANGVVSVADLVDNVNKLQQALCESMKKIAKRAQRKKSSTTQKITVSQSIYKLLCQDGLQDKLQGIYPDLKMSFTKDSPYLMVTGLCDEIMQTQQIICDAVFELKRQNLEIDKYVLDLLKDEQPEALTEALLTSNGIKAAFEIKAQKVRLIAASDKDLNDAEDHLVKLLISQCIDVEDIIVLKKPEWKHLVSRLEEANNKSYKRIRIHTTGQQVVVCGHKNNVISVSRDLNSFLKQNAHVEETVAVKSDTIVRYIEKLKSSGSAQLNDKVAVSYRKKAICLSGPREVVTPSKTLVENLVSSLSFDSVSICKPGMKKYFQDNERMVVTSLLNETGCQVQLVDETGGGQDDLGKGQLPGPVYQLQTADGVEIAVCKADMCRYPVQAVVNALTEDLKLKGGLAAALLKAGGPQLQDECDKLINLEGQLKPGDCVITGAGGQLRCNKIIHAVVPKFDSKNVQKSRAVLKKAVKESLELAEKHGCLTVALPTIGRSQGFMPNVCAETIIKAVKEHLDKKFDITLKTIHFVDSDDSAVKAMEAAIRHEFGSHSVSQPQQTFPSKPTKSPTMNCLGQAQTKEGLDITLMKGNIQHAMTEVTVNTVFEDLDLRRGAVSNAIFGVAGAKLQQLVNANNASGSVGEVIVTEGCNLKSKQVFHAVTPHWDNGQGTAEKILKGIFKDCLDRAEDTGLTSISFPAIGSGNLGFPKDLAASVMLDEIIAFSSKTQPKLLKEIMIILYPGDTKTIQVFSDEFQKKFPNASGVSVPISSPQSTGVFSKVVSSSGMSETKMGSVVIQAVTGDITKETTDVIVNSSNESFSLKSGVSKAILEAAGSTVEEECEELGAQPNPGMIMTQPGNLKCKQILHLAGQSDPVYINSVVKDALQMCVTHSHTSVSLPAIGTGQGNVQAGQVADAILDAVIEVLSQNPSSTLNTIRIVIFQPNMLKEFNNSMQQREATDPKDKAPSIWTKVISFFNGSSVQPKKVKDSIVIETVKADPACIHICGESQAKVDLAKQWINKLISKEQDSKPISNKAIHSLSVANIKRMVDIQKTMNVSITTVNKKDKPSIVIEGLTEDVLKASIEIDEMLSEAREKEDLRKNVAEWQYQEGSSFLSFDLQTNYDLEQAFEKKIPSVKVTIQGQIYTVHTSSGLASDNQGRTLEIKRIDKTKDDDIPLTWDAMPANTTSQAFPITAGTPEYTEVEKLFSATCTQAILKIERIQNPTLWKALQIQKVDMEQRNGHQNNEKRLFHGTNHDTVAHINDSGFNRGFAGKNAACYGNGTYFAVNASYSARDTYSKPQNGEKLMYLCRVLTGDFTLGKQNMITAPAKDSAGIQKYNSVVDNVAKPNMFVIFHDSLAYPEYLITFKQ